Within the Malus sylvestris chromosome 4, drMalSylv7.2, whole genome shotgun sequence genome, the region taacagatgtatgagactgtcccaaaatttacactttaggtatgactctgggacgaaaaaaacttgatgtactaaatgttgaaaaccacgaaacatgagggtggtaaacagtcttttacccaaaaaattaatataaaatgttgacgtgacttaaccgtgactgtACAAAATAAGAAGGAATGGGAAGGGCACCCAAACAAGAGGGCAAACAATCTGCCTCCATCTAAGTGTTGTCTCACATTGGAATTTTGgacctggattgtctgccctcccccaTCTCATACCCttcccatcccctcctatttatgtggtcacggttaagccacgtcaacattttatattcccattgttttttgtcttattatttctatataaaaaatcaatataaaatgttgacgtggtttaaccgtgaccacaaaaatAAGAGGGGATGGGAAGGGTATGAGATGGGGAGGGccgacaatccaagtccaaagtAAAGGACTTAACATGTGATTGACAATAAGTTTTGGTGTGAAAGCTCAATTTCTTTCGTATATCAGAATAGGCATGTGAGTTGAGTTGTTCACGTATTTGACTTGAGTTGAGTTATGCATAAAAAAGCATATGAGGATATGAAGTGTTGTCCATGTGTTTGTAAATATCGTGTTGTCTTGTAACAAAAATAAGGGTTAAAACTTAGTTTAGACCGTGCCTGATTAATGTCTAGAAATTATCTTCCGCATATTTTTTGTCACGAGCAAACAGTTAAAATTTAACTAAATGAGCTATAGTTGAATCTAAACCCTTCTTTTTTCTAAAATAAGTGCAGGTGAGATTTTCTCTAATTCGGAAAAGGAAGCTCGACTCTAAATCCCAAGCCCAATATCAATAGGCCATGGCCCAATGGGTTATTATGTCAAATGAGGCCCTTGTTTTTTTGCTTAttttattaggaaaactaatgaaaagggcttgaaaactttgagttttaatgataaggacaaaatatagggtaaagtgaatagtaccatgattgactttttagtgtaaaaatgtggtttttcgttaaagtgaacagtaccaggtgcttttcgttaaaattccctatttTATTAGGTGGTTGGTGGTTCACTCTCTTCAGTTGTAATTTGTAACTTGTATtcgaagaaaagagaaaaagcaaAACCTAAGTGAACTGAATGGCTTTTAGGAGAGCTCGAGCGGCATCTTCCACCCTCTTCAGTCGTCTCCTTCACCACTCAGTCAACACCAACGTCACCACTTCCTATCGCACTATCTCCACCAACGTCACCGCCCGCAAAACTCCTCATCCATCTAGCACTAGCAAATCCAATCAGTTTTAACTTCGACATGAATTTTCCAATTGGGACGTTGCCTGCCGCTTAGTGCTTTGAACATTGGGGCCAAAATACACAACGGTTTGAAAGAACCCTCCTGAGCAGGATGCCTAGTGAAGTTGCCTTCCAGTGCTGAGAAGTGGATTAATTCTAAGTTCCTGGCTACAATTGGGACGATCCCAAGTGAGCCAAATCCAGGGAATGGGGAGCAGCAGCTGTATAATGCTGGGCAAAGCCAGTGGTTGGGGCAGCGGCCCAAGGTTCGAGGAGTTGCGATGAACCCCATTGATCACGCTACAAGACTGGACCCCTCAGGCGAAGAAAATAGACGACTTGTTTGGGTGACAGAAAGTAACGGGACCTTTTAACAACATTCCAACTCCTCCAATTTACAAAATACGAGGTTCGAACTCAAGTGCAAGAAGACGTAACTCCTAATGTTTGTGCCTAAAACGCAGACCTTTTCTTAAGCGAGCGACGATAGAAGAGAGGAGAATCAAACAAAAAACCTCATGCACAAGTAAATGCCCTCAAAACCATTTTGCAATCACATTTCCATCTTAAGCAGCAAAATTGCCGTAAAAACTTGCAACATAACTTTTATTTATACTCTATTGGCCACATTCATAAAGTTATTAAGATTACATTGTTTCCCATATTCAGGAACAAATCATTACAATTACTTAAAGAAAAGTTTCACGCTACATAAATACGAGTATTCGATGTTGATCAGCAACCACCTGCTGGTGCTTTTATTGGCGACGAAAAAATCCCCCATCACACTATTAATCATAGTCTTGCGTTACGGAGCTGGTTCTTCAGCAGAGGCTGGACATATTCCCGATAGCCATCGGGCACAACTGACTCATTAAGAGGATCTTTCCAAGCCTCCTCATAGAGATTCGGGTACACATTACCATCATAGCGGCCTAGAATTGAGCCAAGGTAGTGGTCGGTGAAATTAAATGCATCAACGAGGGCAATGGCATTGGGACGGAGCTACCATATATAAAGATTTAAGAGCTATTAGACAAGAGTCACCATTAAAGAACAAAATGTAGACTTAAAGCAAAGATGATTGGGCAAACCTGGGAATAAAGAGATCTAAGTTGAtcatttgcaagtgaagcttgcTTTGCTGTGAGGCTTCCAGTGGAGAGGAAATCACCCAAATGCTTGTGAATAGTGTATAAAGCATAGATGTTGCAGAGGATCTCCAGCTGTTTTTTCACCCCCTTCCCCGGTATGTCTTGTTGGACTTTATCAATGAACCTAtcatgaaagaaaaagaagcaagATTACCAAAGTGGAAATTAACTACGGGTCTTTCAGAATTAGATCCCGCCCGGCAGTGCCCTCGCTGTCATTTCATTGAATTAGGAAATGAAGGTACATGTGCCACACAGAGAGGAATTCAGAGCCAAGGAATTGAATTCAAGGCCAAAACATTTTAAACAAAATGATTGGACGAAACTTACTTGGAAACAACAATTAATTGGCAATGAGCTACTGCTGCCTCAGCTAAATTAGATGAGAGTTCTGCAAAGCCTGAAGCATTGGAAAtgcatcaaaattaacaaataatcATAACGGAATAGAATGAGCTGTGAATGACCAAGAAGATTCACTTTAAGTGAATAATTAGTATCTATCCTAGAGATTAAAATACAAACAACGAACTAAGGTCTCAAAAAGATTAGAAAATGTCTACAAAGTGTGCCATGTATAAAATTGTTCGTGAAATCCTTCCGTtttcaacagaaaaaaaaaaaagaaaaaacacaaaccTTCTTCTTGATTTGAAAACTTGCTAAGGTCTTGAGCACAGGCAATCGACATCCTTATAGCCCTTGCTTCAAATACCTCAAGTATCACACTAGGGTTCAACCAATCCTCCGCTGCATGCCAACATAAGTGTATATGCATATTACTAAAGCAGAATTTGTGCTTTTATGCAATGTAAAATATAGCAAACTTGTGCATGACAATGTGAAAGAGGTAAAGAAAGCCAACAGATTGgatataggaaaaaaaatacaacctTTTTGAGCACTAGAACGGCATTGGATCAAATGTTGAGCACGGCCCATATAAGTTGTGGTTCCAACAGGCTTTTTACCAGATGGTAGCTGAGCAACAGTCTTCATAAGAAACCTTGCAACCTAAAAGAGAAATTGTCAGAAATACTTCAGCACACAACATATACATTCTGATAGCAGCAAGTTGAATCCACCACTGAATAAACCAAAAGTAAATTCCTCCAAATTACTACAGAATAAAAGATCTTAAACCTATTTCCAGAAAATTCAGgatgtaaaatttaaaaaaatgcaaaCAAAATCACAAGCACAAGCACATTTTCTTAAGCAGTTAGCACAGTAGCAAAAGATGTGGCACAAGTGAGAGGCAAGTTACTGGGTCAAGACAGAAGCAGCTCTTAAATCATAGTAGAACAGGCAAGGAATAAGCAATAAGCAAAGTCAAAAGGCAAATAAAGGTCCTGTCTAACGAAAATAAGATCAGGGTTTCTTAATTCAAGTACCTGTAGAAGTAGAACAATGTTGTCTCCTTCATATGTACATGCTGGTACATAAACGGCAAATAATTCAGGAAGCCCACTGTTAGATAGATAACCATGGCCACCACATAATTTCCGGCATTCTTCAATGCCATCCTGTCaagaaaatgaataaataaataatgtgagagagagagagagagagagagagagagagagagtctgtcAATGAGATAAGAAAGTTCCATATTTGTTGTCAAGCTGAAAAGCTTCACAGGCctccgaagaaaaaaaaaatggaacggATGCAAGGGCAGCAATAATCACGTACAGCAGTTGCAGAAGTGGTCAATGATTTCAGACCCGCAGTGCATGCATGAGCCTCAGGCAATGTCGAGAAATCATTAGCTTGCAACTTCTCTGTCACATCTGTGTATAGCCATTTCAACCACTCACCAACAAATCTAAAAGCATAGGCAGAAGCCAGCAAAGGGAAGAGCCTACTTTGCTGAGTCTTGTAATCAATGACCTAAAGCAAAACATGAACCACAACCAGTAAATAAAACATCTtcataagaaacaaataaaactggTATGTCTAAACTCATGGAGAgaataagaaaactaatgaaacaaTTTGCCATCGTACCTGTGTTTCAAGGCCACCATCTTGTGAACCAAATTGTCGACGAACGGCACTATACCTAGTAGCAATACATACTGCCCGTGATAAAGCAGAGGAAGCATCAGCTACAATCGTTTGCCGCACATAAACCATAGTTCCATACAGCAGCTGTCGTGGAACATTGGATTGTACGTATTTTCCTTCTCTTGTGACCTGTGAGACCCTGGCACATTTGAAAGAAACATCAGGACAGTCTTCCTATCCATCTAACTAAATAAGTAAAATAGGCAgttaaaaattttaaacatCCGAATGACATTTTGTCTATCATTAAGTATTACATACCTCATCAACATTTGTTCCCTTGGTATACGGACATGATCAAGTCTAAGAACACCATTGTCCATGGAGTTGTATGCCCCACTTCCAAATTTCATCCCAATATCGCCAACTATTATGCCTGGAAGTGGTAAGTGATCATCCAAGCTCCGAAGTTGGACAATGAAACCTAAAATCagaattttataattaaattcaaTCGATCATTCATTTCATGAGTATCAAAATAATGTAAACTTGGTACTTACCATGCACTCCATGGTCTTGACCATCAGTGATAAGACGGGCATAAACAACAGCATGTGTAGAAGCCTTTCCTAAACCACCAGGCCACCActattcaaaacaataagggaagaACAATAAGAACGTAACTTAGTCACTTTGATCGTGTATGCATAAAGAACACTCTACATTATGGTTgaatatataatatatcaatACTAAAGATATGGTAACAAGAACAATTCTGCACAACAAACTTGTATTATCATAGATATTAAAATTTCACTCAATTTAAAAATAAGAAGATTAAGCAAAACACCATTATAGAAATAACTCACTTTGCTTGATGTGAGAGTAGGACTATTAATAACAAACTCGTCAGTCTTTGGATCGAAAGTTGCAGTGGTCTCCAGCCCTTGAACATTGGAGCCATGACCAAGTTCAGTCTGAGCATAGCAACCAATGATTTGCATTTTGTATGCCAGCGGCAACCACTTCTTTTGCTGCTCCTCAGTACCTGATCCTTTAATAGCTGGCACGAACATTCCCTGAAGAGAAGACAATAAAATTATGTTACACTCGAAACTAAAAACACGTAGAGCACTTTATCATACATGAAAGTGCCCAAATCAATGTAAATAAATACTATAAAACAAGTTAATCCAAAAAGAAGAATGGCAAGAAGAGGAGGAATTGGAGCATACCCAGTGAAGATCCGTATACGCTGGTTGATCCACATAATGCCTTAACCAGTATGCCTCTTCCTCTGCAATAATAGTAGCACAGTtgaattaataaacaaaaacaaaaatatagtagtCCTGGAAACGAGAACTCCCTTGTGGAGACATACCGGATAGCCGCAGCTCTGTGATCCGTTTCCAAGCATGAGCTGCTTTTTGCAGAGTGTTTTTAAACAAATCCTTCCTACTCAGCAATGTTCTGTTATCCTTTCTAAAGACCTGACAGTAAAACAATTCCAATTAAACGAatctaaataaatataaaataatattcacGGCCTAATTGCTTTCCCCCAGCCCAAGAAATACAACTGAAAACAACAAATCACAACAAATTTTCAACAACTTTTTTGAAATAAGGAAACTTTCAAACAACTcaacaaattaacaatttttaactgatcaaaagaaaaacaatcacTCATCTGTTCATTAATTAATACACATTTACGAGCTTTTTCGACGACAAAGTAGAGCTAATGACATATTTCTCAACAGTAAAtttagaaaagaagaaaaaacttgGCCTGCTACCTAAGAAGTAACGACTGAAATGCGAAGCACAAACTCTGAACCATTCAAATAATTGAATTTACCACAGAAGGGCAATTATGCCTATGCATCCTGGTGCGGCTTCGATCACCACCAATTTCCCCCTCCACTAACAACCACCAATTCAACCCACTAACGCTATCGATCTACTtaaaaaacaattgaatttatcagaaatgaaatgaaattagaACCAATTACCGGATCGCTAGCGACGAGGCGAGCAATTCGATCGGAGACTTCCAAGGTGTGGCGAGAGCCGGCCCAGATGACCTTCATCTGGTCGACATCGAACTGCGCCTTGCTCCGTTCTTGCGCCAAATGATCCACCCCCTCCATTTTCACAGAATCAATCGAAAACTCAGATTTCCGCTCTCTCTCCTTCCGCTTCTGGTTTTGTGATTTGTAAGAGGAACCGATGAGAAGAAGCGTCAGCGTCCGTGAACAATCCACTCTATATATGAGAAAAACATGGGACGATTTGCTTTGGTGTCTAATTATTAAttcgataatttttttttgtaattttttaatttatttgtggTCGCGGAGGATAAGGGTTTCTTGATGTCCCCACCATTGTGTTTCCCAAAGTTCATGTTAGAAGATTGACCGctctctttttcctttccaATTTTGAATGTTTTTTCTTGACATTTTTAACACGTGCAATTACGTATGAAATCTCAGGTTACCTTAACCTTGGCATTGAAATTGATACCTTTTTTTACCGAACAGCTTTCACAACCATTAGGTAATGTTTGGACCCGATGTTACGTCAGTCGAGGCTGTTGAATAAATGGTGTTCTAGACTGTTTAGGATAATTTATAGTTATTGCTAAAAGATAATATTGTGATCTTAACAACAAGATAATGATCATTCATCTTCCGTTGCTAGATAAGAATTTGTATTAGCAAGATGGGATTAACATGATCACatggtgaattggttatgatgGTCCTCTCCAGGTTTGGGATAAATAgtaacaaggttctaaaagacgctacgATTTAGTCAGACGGCATGCCGAGGCCTAGTGCCTAGGAAGCTAGGCATGGCCTAGACGAGAGCctaggtggatttaagtaaatttattatattggACAAATATATgcctatttataattaaaaaaaaatacataattgtacaTGATATAAagtgcaaaataaaatgaacaTATAGTTTATGAAGcattagaacatattgaaaaattaGGAAATAAGCCTATAATGAGtgtcatccaagtattcaacaaatctattacatttttttggaaaaaataaatgcaaaatgaaagttatcgatTTTCTGTCCAAGTGAGAGTCGCGATCTAAACTAGTCTTGACATACTTTCTTAAATTTGGGACGGTGTCCAGCCGTCTAACGCCTAGGTGACGCTAGCAGGTATTTTTAGAAGAGTGGATAGCAAATTGGCCAAGAATTCGATTTGCAATGTGAGGCCACCTAATTGGAAGCATAAGGTCATGCGTCCCAGGCATGCTTTGGTGATTATCCTTTgaataaagggaactttaacgaaaagcttccggtattgttcactttaatgaaaaaccacatttttacattaaaaagttaatcatgatattattcactttaccctttattttgtccttatcattaaaacttaaagttttaaagcttttttcattagttttcatttgaaTAAATGATAGAATTGGTTGGTCAGCAAGCAAGGATTGATAAAGATAGCTTCCAATTGTGGATCATTTTGGAATATTCACTTAAGCCACATGTGTGATAGAATAATACTTGGttactcaaagatgagtaggaaCTCCTACTCAAAACTCTTAGTGTTTTACTCACAGAGTTTTGTGCTTATGATCAAAACCGTTTATACTATGAATCACACTGTAAAGATTatctttgcaaaaaataaattaaaactaaggtcatttagtcaatctattgtagcaaatacatagacggttcataatacttttaccaataaacgaccttagttttaattgatttttggcATAGGCAATCTTTATatggtgatttataatatgaatggttatgattataaacacgaagttctataaattgacaacgaacaattttg harbors:
- the LOC126619404 gene encoding peroxisomal acyl-coenzyme A oxidase 1-like, encoding MEGVDHLAQERSKAQFDVDQMKVIWAGSRHTLEVSDRIARLVASDPVFRKDNRTLLSRKDLFKNTLQKAAHAWKRITELRLSEEEAYWLRHYVDQPAYTDLHWGMFVPAIKGSGTEEQQKKWLPLAYKMQIIGCYAQTELGHGSNVQGLETTATFDPKTDEFVINSPTLTSSKWWPGGLGKASTHAVVYARLITDGQDHGVHGFIVQLRSLDDHLPLPGIIVGDIGMKFGSGAYNSMDNGVLRLDHVRIPREQMLMRVSQVTREGKYVQSNVPRQLLYGTMVYVRQTIVADASSALSRAVCIATRYSAVRRQFGSQDGGLETQVIDYKTQQSRLFPLLASAYAFRFVGEWLKWLYTDVTEKLQANDFSTLPEAHACTAGLKSLTTSATADGIEECRKLCGGHGYLSNSGLPELFAVYVPACTYEGDNIVLLLQVARFLMKTVAQLPSGKKPVGTTTYMGRAQHLIQCRSSAQKAEDWLNPSVILEVFEARAIRMSIACAQDLSKFSNQEEGFAELSSNLAEAAVAHCQLIVVSKFIDKVQQDIPGKGVKKQLEILCNIYALYTIHKHLGDFLSTGSLTAKQASLANDQLRSLYSQLRPNAIALVDAFNFTDHYLGSILGRYDGNVYPNLYEEAWKDPLNESVVPDGYREYVQPLLKNQLRNARL